The DNA segment TTCGGGCCGTGATCGTAACGCTGACCGAGACCGAGCTCGTGCTCAGGATCGACCTCGCAGGCGGCAACGGCTCGATCGAAGAGCGGCTCGTGCCGGCGGCGGTGCCTTACGTCTGCCCCGATTATCCTCGGTAGAGATTCGCTCATCCCGGCCAGTTCGAGCGCTGCACGGCCAGGGGAGTTACGTTCTACGACGAGCGATTCGTCGCTCTGCGCTTCGCGTCGTTGACCAGGAAACCGCGGGTATGCGCAGTGACCTCGAGGCAGAGATTCACGCGAGCGCGAGCGGTGTCGTCCGGCACGTGTACATGGCAGTGCTCGGCCAAATGGCCGTGCTCCTGGGTTTTGCCTACTTCTTCGCGACGCACCTGGCCCCGTAGAGCCGGGCGTCGGGGCTCGCCTAGCCTAGAAGCCCCACGAGAATCCCACCCGGTACATGCGTCCCCGCAGGTCGTAGACGAAGCTCGTCGTGGTTCTGAGGTCTCCCTGATTGATCGGATCCTCTTCGTCCGTGGCATTGACGACCGCGCCCGTGAACGTGCCGCGTCCCGAAGGCAGCGTGTACTGGTAGAGGAGATCCAGCGTGTCGAAATCCTTCTCCTCCGTGCCCGGATTCAGCGGAAGCAGGTCGTTCCGGAGCCCCGCGATGTGCCGGATCGTGGCGCGGGCATGGTGGTCGCCGCGCTGCCAGTCGAACGCCAAATTCGCCACGAGATCCGAATTCGGGTAGCCGAAGTTCGCGAAGTTGTAGCTGCCCGCCCCCTCGAACACCCGGCCCTCGCTGGTGAGCGTGTACTCGTCGACATAGGTTCCGGTGAGGCCGATGTTCCAGTCGTTCGCGCCGCCGCTGAAGCTCCAATCGAAGTTGAAGTCGATGCCGGACGTCTTCATGAAGTCCTGATTGACGTAGCTCAGGATCAACAGCGCGATATTGTCGATGCTGATGCAAGTCGGCCCGACGTTCCCCGTGACCTCGCACACCTCTCTTGGAGAATTGGGTTGCAGGATGATGCGCGGATCCTCGATGAGGCCGTCCGCCGCATCGTTCGCCATGATGACGGTGCCGTCCTCGGTCACGATGAGATTCTCGAAATCGATATCGAAGTAGTTGAGATCCATCGTGAAATTGTCGGTCACGTCCCACCTGAACCCGATCGTGAAGTTCTGCGACTCCTCGGGCTGGAGATTCGGGTTCCCTTGGAGCAGACCGCGGGCGTTGGTCGCGTTGCCGTTGATCCAATTGCCGCCGCCCTGCGAGGCCGTGCCGAAGCTCTGCACCTCGCCGGGCTGCCGGAACGACGTCCCGGCGGTGGCACGGATGGACAGCCGGTCGGTCGCCCTCCAGAGGACGCCGATCTGCGGATCCGTGGAATCCACGCTGCCGTAGTCCTCGTAGCGCGCCGCGAGCTGCACCTCGACCGTTTCGCTCGGAAACATCAGGAGCTCCGCGAACAGCGCGTCGGTCTCGCGAACGCCGCCGTAGTCTTGTTGCGGCGTGGAGTTGAACGCGTAACCGCCGGTCTCGGTGATCGGGTCGAAGTCGAGGAAGAAGTCCTGCTCGCGCCGCTGCACGCCGATCGCGAGCCCGGTCGGGCCGCCGGCCATCTCACCGATATCTCCGGTGACGAGGAAGTCGTAGGTGACGAGCTTCGCCTCGCCTTCGGTGTTGCTGCTGGCGAAGATCCAGTCGTCGAGGATCGGGTCGTTGAAGTGCGCATCGTCCGGCTGCGCCAGGAAGCGGTTCGCGAACGGGTTGTAGAAGAAGCAGTCGCCGGTGCCCGGAGTGCCGGCGGCCGGGTTGCAATTGGGTCCGCCCAATCCCGCGAGAGCGTTCCTGAACCTGTCCGCGATCGTGTCGCCGCCGATGTTGCGCGTGTTGTTCGCCGAGAACGTGGCGGTGGCCGACCAATTCCAGCCGCTGTCGCCGAAGCTGCCGTCGAAGGTTCCCGCGAAGCGGTAGGTGTCCTGCTCGGCGCGCGTGTCCGTGGGCTCGTCACCGAGCGGGCTGCGAATGCGATAGCGCACCAGGTAGTCCACGCTGGTGTCCAGACCCGCGGCCGCAACGCCCGGATTCGTGCCCGGCACGACATAGCGACCGATGATCGGCAGGCCGTAGCCGAAGTCGTAGGCGTAGCGCGTGCGCGCAAATCCGATCTCGACCTGGCCGGTCAGGCCGCCGCCGAAGTCGTGGGTCGCCACCGCCAAGCCGTTGGCCTGCGTCGATTCCGGCACGATCGCGCGGCCGAGGCTGAGCGACATGATGCAACCGAGGCCGGTGCCGGGCGGGCCGGGCAGCGGGGCGACCACGCCGGCGGCCAGGCCGCTGCGGACGGTATCGGTGCCGCAGAGCGGGTCCGG comes from the Gammaproteobacteria bacterium genome and includes:
- a CDS encoding TonB-dependent receptor; its protein translation is MDQNRLRVRRLAVAVTTACGAGFLATHAAEGQEPAQSQAEEIIVTGSYLERPADRPQPVTVISGGEIELTQRQSLAETFKVMPQVQATSAIVNGNENFVSPTTNVNLRGLGARATLVLLNGRRQTVDGSPGLDGVVSVDVNNLAPSIMIERIEVLTDGASALYGSDAVAGVVNLITRNDFEGIQINTEMQSIAEISSNDFTFGALFGSQGEDTDIVAGFEWASQERMNSEDRYSEQRLADFGLTSTFANPGSYQPIDPATGAVLGPNVPDPLCGTDTVRSGLAAGVVAPLPGPPGTGLGCIMSLSLGRAIVPESTQANGLAVATHDFGGGLTGQVEIGFARTRYAYDFGYGLPIIGRYVVPGTNPGVAAAGLDTSVDYLVRYRIRSPLGDEPTDTRAEQDTYRFAGTFDGSFGDSGWNWSATATFSANNTRNIGGDTIADRFRNALAGLGGPNCNPAAGTPGTGDCFFYNPFANRFLAQPDDAHFNDPILDDWIFASSNTEGEAKLVTYDFLVTGDIGEMAGGPTGLAIGVQRREQDFFLDFDPITETGGYAFNSTPQQDYGGVRETDALFAELLMFPSETVEVQLAARYEDYGSVDSTDPQIGVLWRATDRLSIRATAGTSFRQPGEVQSFGTASQGGGNWINGNATNARGLLQGNPNLQPEESQNFTIGFRWDVTDNFTMDLNYFDIDFENLIVTEDGTVIMANDAADGLIEDPRIILQPNSPREVCEVTGNVGPTCISIDNIALLILSYVNQDFMKTSGIDFNFDWSFSGGANDWNIGLTGTYVDEYTLTSEGRVFEGAGSYNFANFGYPNSDLVANLAFDWQRGDHHARATIRHIAGLRNDLLPLNPGTEEKDFDTLDLLYQYTLPSGRGTFTGAVVNATDEEDPINQGDLRTTTSFVYDLRGRMYRVGFSWGF